Part of the Phycisphaeraceae bacterium genome, ATCGTGGACACGCTGGGCGTGCGCCCTCTCCCGACGCTGGAAGAGCGCCAGCGCGCCGCGGCGCAGCGCTAGTCAAAAAAGAAAGCGCGGGCCTCTCGGGCCCGCGCCTGGATCACTCGTCATGCGAAGCGTCGGCTCAGCCGCGCTCGTTGAGGGGGACGTACTTGACGCCGTGGGGGCCGACGTACGCCGCCTTGGGGCGGATGAGCCGGTTGTCGGAGAGCTGCTCGAGGTTGTGGCCAGCCCAGCCGGAGATGCGGCTCATGGCGAACATCGGGGTGAAGAGGTCGAGCTTGAGCCCGAGCGAGTGGTACATGGTGGCGGAGTAGAAGTCGACGTTGGGGTAGATGCCCTTGGCGGAGACGGCGGCGTGCATCGCGTCCTCGATGCGTTTGCTCATCTTGTAGAGCTCTTCGTTGCCGGTGTCCTTGGAGAGCTGCTCGGCGAGGGTCTTGAGGTACTTGGCGCGCGGGTCGTAGGCCTTGTAGACGCGGTGCCCGAAGCCCATGATCTTCTTCTTGTTGGCGAGCGCGTCGGCGACGAAGGCGTCGACCTTGTCGAGGGAGCCGATCTCGCGCAGCGTGACCATCACGCCCTCGTTCGCGCCGCCGTGCAGCGGCCCGCGCAGCGCGCCGATCGCGCCGGTCATCGAGGAGTAGAAGTCCGAGAGCGTCGAGGTGATGACCAGCGAGGTGAAGGTGCTGGCGTTGAGCCCGTGGTCGGCGTGGAGGATCATGCACGCGTCGAAGGCGCGCTCCATGGTCGCGGTCGGCTTCTCGCCGTTGAGCATGTAGAGGAAGTTGGCGGCGAAGGAGAGGTTGTGATCGGGGGCGATCGGCTCCTTGCCGTTTCGGATGCGGTCGAACGCCGCGATGATGGTGGGGGTCTGCGCGAGGAGGATCGTCGCCTTGCGCCGGTACTCGCCCAGCTCGATGTTGTTGGGGTCCTTGTCGAGCATGGCCATGGCGGACACCATCGTCCGGAGCATGTGCATCGGCTGCGCGGACTTGGGCATCTGGCGCAGGAGGGTCATCAGCTCGGCCGGGATCGCGTAGTGCGAGCGCAGGTTCTTGTTGAACGCCTCGAGCTCGGCCTTCTTCGGCAGGCGACGGTTCCACAGAAGGAAGACCGTCTCCTCGAAGGTGCTGTGCCGGGCGAGCGAATCGATGTCGATGCCGACGTATTCGAGAACGCCCTTCTCGCCGTCGATGAAAGACATCTCGGTTTCGGCGGCGACGACCCCTTCGAGGCCCTTGGCTGCGGCTGTAGTCATGTCGAGCAACCCTGCGTGCTGGAAGCGTTTGAGTTCGGATGAATGCGACCGGACGCTCGCAATCGTGTCGCGTGCGCCAGGCCCGGACTGTACGCCCCGACCCACTCGGGGGACACACCGACGCGACAAACCGTTGCTACCCTCGCCCTGTGCTCGTCCAAGGAAGACTCATCCTCGACCCCGCCCGACCCCCGGTCCCCGGCTGGCTTCGTCTCGAACAGGACCGGATCTCCGAGGTCGGGGAGGGCGCGCTGCCCTCGGGCATGCGTCCCGACGCCGGGGGGCCGAACCTGGTGGTCTCGCCGGCGTTCATCGACGCGCACCTCCATATCCCCCAGTTCGGCGCCGAGGGCTGCGACGGGCTGCCCCTGCTCGAGTGGCTCCGCGAGGTCGTCTTCCCGGCCGAGTCGTGGTTCGGCGCCGGCGCCGCCCGCGAGGTGACCCGCCGGGCGCTGCGGTCCCTCGCCCGGGAGGGCACGCTCGCCTTCGCCGGGTACCTCTCGAGCCACGCCGAAGCGGCGCGCGACTCGATGACCCTCATCGAGCGATCCGGACTGCGCGCCACCGTCGGACGCGTCCAGATGGACCGCGAAGCGCCGGCCTCGCTCGTCTCCGAGGACCGCGAGCGGGTCAGACTCTCGCCCGTGCCCACGCCGTTCCTCGCCCC contains:
- a CDS encoding citrate synthase (catalyzes the formation of citrate from acetyl-CoA and oxaloacetate), with protein sequence MTTAAAKGLEGVVAAETEMSFIDGEKGVLEYVGIDIDSLARHSTFEETVFLLWNRRLPKKAELEAFNKNLRSHYAIPAELMTLLRQMPKSAQPMHMLRTMVSAMAMLDKDPNNIELGEYRRKATILLAQTPTIIAAFDRIRNGKEPIAPDHNLSFAANFLYMLNGEKPTATMERAFDACMILHADHGLNASTFTSLVITSTLSDFYSSMTGAIGALRGPLHGGANEGVMVTLREIGSLDKVDAFVADALANKKKIMGFGHRVYKAYDPRAKYLKTLAEQLSKDTGNEELYKMSKRIEDAMHAAVSAKGIYPNVDFYSATMYHSLGLKLDLFTPMFAMSRISGWAGHNLEQLSDNRLIRPKAAYVGPHGVKYVPLNERG